A region from the Sandaracinus amylolyticus genome encodes:
- a CDS encoding Crp/Fnr family transcriptional regulator yields MSADVVEALGKIQLFNGIHPKGLERIASICSEETYRLGDVVFREGDVGDKLYLILDGKIRISREVSGMGEEALAVLGAGQAFGEMSLIDDFPRSADARVHERCRLLVLTKEALEDLLFLDKDLAYEILWNFVRILSSRLRETNDKMTFLSVTGKF; encoded by the coding sequence ATGTCCGCCGACGTCGTGGAAGCCCTCGGCAAGATCCAGCTCTTCAACGGCATCCACCCGAAGGGTCTGGAGCGCATCGCGTCGATCTGCTCGGAGGAGACCTATCGCCTCGGCGACGTCGTGTTCCGCGAGGGCGATGTCGGCGACAAGCTCTACCTGATCCTCGACGGCAAGATCCGCATCTCGCGTGAGGTCTCGGGCATGGGCGAGGAAGCGCTCGCGGTGCTCGGCGCGGGCCAGGCGTTCGGCGAGATGTCTCTCATCGACGACTTCCCGCGCAGCGCGGACGCGCGCGTGCACGAGCGCTGTCGGCTGCTCGTGCTCACCAAGGAAGCCCTCGAGGATCTGCTCTTCCTCGACAAGGATCTCGCCTACGAGATCCTCTGGAACTTCGTGCGCATCCTGAGCTCGCGGCTTCGCGAGACCAACGACAAGATGACGTTCTTGTCGGTCACCGGGAAGTTTTGA
- a CDS encoding B-box zinc finger protein — protein sequence MTHEGAHCGVHEARDARFTCERCGTFGCIECRFGGEPPENAPPRLAICVACAKDGFAEPIPWERRKELGIRLAFIETTKLATREPTRFFRTPAIEKGPTGALFYGLGAYALGQITLLLSMGLLMAAGGAVAGIATEEPMVAGVLGAYGCAIAGFSPFFVAQGIAQTLLAVIIAAGASHATLVVMKRAKGKFESTLRAVGYSYAPYVWLALPACGGLIAYVWMLAIEFRAIRETHQCGSDAAALAVFGYRVLLLLLFIGLYVAIGVLMFLYMPGPRPGVSPFDPATTPVSGS from the coding sequence TTGACCCACGAAGGCGCGCACTGCGGCGTGCACGAGGCGCGCGATGCGCGCTTCACCTGCGAGCGCTGCGGCACCTTCGGCTGCATCGAGTGTCGGTTCGGCGGCGAGCCTCCCGAGAACGCGCCGCCGCGTCTCGCGATTTGCGTCGCGTGCGCGAAGGACGGATTCGCCGAGCCGATCCCGTGGGAGCGCCGCAAGGAGCTCGGCATTCGTCTCGCGTTCATCGAGACGACGAAGCTCGCGACGCGAGAGCCGACCCGCTTCTTCCGCACGCCGGCGATCGAGAAGGGCCCGACCGGCGCGCTCTTCTACGGCCTCGGCGCGTACGCGCTCGGACAGATCACGCTGCTGCTCTCGATGGGTCTTCTCATGGCGGCGGGCGGCGCGGTCGCGGGCATCGCGACCGAAGAGCCGATGGTCGCGGGCGTCCTCGGCGCGTACGGCTGCGCGATCGCGGGGTTCAGCCCGTTCTTCGTCGCGCAGGGCATCGCGCAGACGCTGCTCGCGGTGATCATCGCGGCGGGCGCGTCACACGCCACGCTCGTCGTGATGAAGCGCGCGAAGGGCAAGTTCGAGAGCACGCTGCGCGCGGTCGGATACAGCTATGCGCCCTACGTATGGCTCGCGCTGCCGGCATGCGGCGGGCTCATCGCGTACGTGTGGATGCTCGCGATCGAATTCCGCGCGATCCGCGAGACGCATCAGTGTGGCAGTGACGCCGCGGCGCTCGCGGTGTTCGGCTATCGCGTACTCCTCCTGCTGCTCTTCATCGGCCTCTACGTCGCGATCGGCGTGCTGATGTTCCTCTACATGCCGGGCCCGCGCCCCGGCGTCTCGCCGTTCGATCCCGCGACCACCCCGGTCTCCGGCTCATGA
- a CDS encoding glycerol-3-phosphate dehydrogenase/oxidase, with protein sequence MTAAVTDFDVIVIGGGVNGTGVARDCALRGMKVALFEKHDWGFGASGNSSGMIHGGARYLTDTPDVTRQSCQDSGYIQRIAPHLVFRIPFLFPIPARGLASRVALAAVDAFFAFYDRYQPLKGGKPHNLLSDHEARALEPGLAGDLRGAITFDEWGIDGARLCLANVLDAEAHGATCRAHHEVISLLREDDRVTGVIARDRETGARITATARRVVNSTGAWAPITASLASAPSSERAKVRPGKGIHVVFDRRIGNYAIVCKAIDGRQIFSMPWQNLSWLGTTDDDYYGDLDHVRAATDEVRYLVEGVARVVPSVASARVIGTTAGVRPTLYEYGPSEDDLSREHAIVDHTEDGASGLYSMIGGKLASYRIFAEEMTDRLARDLDVRAPGRTHELPLPGGEAPVDAHALAESLKLPEPAARRLAYRHGARVTAIAARLTRDRDERAVVCLCEPVIEAEVRHAVLVEGARDVSDVARRTRLGLGSCGGMRCAHRCAQIVAQERALPPRTAHRMAAEFLIDRYRTRVVALDGAQVRQEELAIARHVAAGMSPELLLEEVRATRGEDET encoded by the coding sequence ATGACTGCCGCCGTCACCGACTTCGACGTCATCGTCATCGGCGGCGGCGTCAACGGCACCGGCGTCGCGCGCGACTGCGCGCTGCGCGGCATGAAGGTCGCGCTGTTCGAGAAGCACGACTGGGGCTTCGGCGCGTCGGGCAACTCGTCCGGCATGATCCACGGCGGCGCGCGCTACCTGACCGACACGCCCGACGTGACGCGCCAGTCCTGCCAGGACAGCGGCTACATCCAGCGCATCGCGCCGCACCTCGTCTTCCGCATCCCGTTCCTCTTCCCGATCCCCGCGCGCGGTCTCGCATCACGCGTCGCGCTCGCCGCCGTCGACGCGTTCTTCGCGTTCTACGATCGCTACCAGCCGCTCAAGGGCGGCAAGCCCCACAACCTGCTCAGCGATCACGAAGCGCGCGCGCTCGAGCCCGGGCTCGCCGGCGATCTGCGCGGCGCGATCACCTTCGACGAGTGGGGCATCGACGGCGCGCGACTCTGCCTCGCGAACGTGCTCGACGCCGAGGCCCACGGCGCGACGTGCCGCGCCCATCACGAGGTCATCTCCCTCCTCCGCGAGGACGACCGCGTCACCGGCGTGATCGCGCGCGATCGCGAGACCGGCGCGCGCATCACCGCGACCGCGAGGCGCGTCGTGAACTCCACCGGCGCGTGGGCACCGATCACCGCATCGCTCGCGAGCGCGCCTTCCTCCGAGCGCGCGAAGGTGCGCCCCGGCAAGGGAATCCACGTCGTCTTCGATCGCCGCATCGGCAACTACGCGATCGTGTGCAAGGCGATCGACGGCCGTCAGATCTTCTCGATGCCGTGGCAGAACCTCAGCTGGCTCGGCACCACCGACGACGACTACTACGGCGATCTCGATCACGTGCGCGCGGCCACCGACGAGGTCCGCTATCTGGTCGAAGGTGTCGCGCGCGTGGTGCCCAGCGTCGCGAGCGCGCGCGTGATCGGCACCACCGCGGGCGTGCGCCCCACGCTCTACGAGTACGGCCCGAGCGAGGACGATCTCTCGCGTGAGCACGCGATCGTCGATCACACCGAGGACGGCGCGTCCGGCCTCTACTCGATGATCGGCGGCAAGCTCGCGAGCTATCGCATCTTCGCCGAGGAGATGACCGATCGGCTCGCCCGCGATCTCGACGTGCGCGCGCCCGGGCGCACCCACGAGCTCCCGCTTCCCGGCGGCGAAGCGCCCGTCGACGCGCACGCCCTCGCGGAGTCGCTGAAGCTGCCCGAGCCCGCGGCGCGTCGCCTCGCGTACCGACACGGCGCGCGCGTCACCGCGATCGCTGCGCGGCTCACCCGCGATCGCGACGAGCGCGCGGTGGTGTGCCTGTGCGAGCCGGTGATCGAGGCCGAGGTGCGTCACGCGGTGCTCGTCGAAGGTGCGCGCGACGTGTCCGACGTGGCGCGCCGCACGCGTCTCGGTCTCGGCAGCTGCGGCGGCATGCGCTGCGCGCATCGCTGCGCGCAGATCGTCGCGCAGGAGCGCGCGCTGCCGCCGCGCACCGCGCATCGCATGGCCGCCGAGTTCTTGATCGATCGTTACAGAACGCGCGTCG